One Ovis aries strain OAR_USU_Benz2616 breed Rambouillet chromosome 24, ARS-UI_Ramb_v3.0, whole genome shotgun sequence genomic window, GCCTGGATGGGCCACAAGTGATCCAGTGAcaccagggctggggctggggagtggaTTGGGAGGCTTCATTGTTTCCtggtgcgtgtgtgctcaggcacatccgactctgtgaccccatgggctgtagcccaccaggcttctgtttccatgggattttccaggcaagaacactggagtgggttgccattttctactccaagggatctgcccaaccagggatcgaacttgcatctcctgcattggcaggcagattctttaccacagtgccacctgggaagccaaataatcacagcagagacttccctggtggcatagcgcatcagaatctgcctgcaatgcaggggacacgggtttgctTCCTGGTCCAGGAGCATTCCACAAGCCgcagagcaactgagctcacgtgccatgactactgagcccgtACTGTGAACCCAGAAGTGTCAGGATGTCCTCTAAGGCAGTTGGGCAGAGCTCTAGCAGCTATTTGCTtgagtagtgaaagtgaaagtcgctcagtcgtgtctgactctttgcgaccccatggactatacagtccgtggaattctccaggccagaatactggagtgggtagcctttcccttctccaggggatcttcccaacccagggattgaacccaggcctcctgcattgcagacggattctttaccagctgaaccacaagggaagcccactcactCGAAGGCAGGTTTATCTAAACTCTTTCAAGGCATGTTGGAGGCAAGCGCCTTTAAGTCGACTGGCCACTCTGAGAGCCAGCCAGAACCTCCCATTCAGGGGGACTTCAGAGCCAGTGGGGAGGGAACGGGGTCCCGGGGAAAGCAGGCCCATTTTCTAGTGGGATCAGGTAACGGTAATGCTCTCCATACAGGAAGCCCTGTTCTACCAGGAGAGGCCCGGTAGATAGACCAGGGCAGTGGGCTCTTCCCGGTGCACCCCGGGTATGGGTACCAGATCATGGCCCCTCGTGGAAGCCTGGGGCTGAGACTCGCCAGGCCTCACCTGAGCCTGACTCACCTGTGGAGGAGGACGCCAGCGTGCCGCTCTCATTCACCtcgatcttcactttctgcagtgcCTGCGACACGTACAGAAACTCTTGATCTGAAATGGAGGCGGACCCCAGAGCGCATTAGCCTTGGTCctcaggggtggtggtggggaagctcctctgtcctcgggagACCCCACTGTCCACcaggggaagaaagggaaagggaaacctCTTACCTGAAAGACTGGAGAAGTCCGCCTGGCTCGGCCTGAACATGTCGGTCATTCCCAAGTTCTCCAGCGGCCTCCTGAGGTCGATTTCGGTCTCCAGGGAGAACCTACACACAGCAGCAGGACAGGGCTCCAGCTCAGGCCACCCCCAGCCTTAGCGGGCGTCCCTGCCCCCTACACACACAGAGACCAGCAGGAGGGGGGACTGATGCGAACGCAGAAGTGGGAggcttgtttttctttcaagtCTGTTGGCAAGGTCTCTCTCCTTGCTGGGAAGATTCTGATACTAATGAACATTTCTCCTGCAAGCTCCCCACCCCCTCGAACCTCTGACTAATTACTTTCCTCAAATGAGGCAATGGTTGCAGCACAATTGTGTTCAGTCTgactggggtgggagtggggaagggcAAATTCCCCTGCAAAGGCTAGCTGAAAAGAAATCTGGTCTGTAGCTTGTGTTTCTGAGAGTGGAGCCCAAAGAGGACTCCAGCAGCGAGGCTTTGGGGAGCTTGGTCTGCCTCCCACCAGGGCACGACTAATTACCTCCGTTCTTTGAGAGAGAGGGCGTGCTAACCAACTAAATCGTCCTCTTTCCCTAAGCCTGGCATTATGGCATCTGGAAATGCGGGGTCGGCATAGTGGGAGGCTTCCCCACGATTCTGGAATGGACCCAGCCTCAGCCTCCAGCACCCTCTCCACTTCtgctgaagaatttttaaaatctgcttcGTGGCAAGCCAGCTAGAAGCCAGAGTTCAGGCTTGCTTCCTCTGCACAAGTGATTCCTTTTGTCTCCATTATGTGGATGTTGACTTGAAGAGATGGAGGTGGGAGTGAGGGGTGTTCATAAAAGGGTGAGGACCAACGCATTCCCCGGCCCCCCACCTCCCATCATCTCTCCGGCTCTTCCTCTGGCTAACTTTTGCTGGGTGTTCAGGGGGTGGTGGGCGTGGTGTGGTCTCGAAAAGCTTCCCCTCGCTGCCCTCCACCGCAAGAGGGAAGATGAGCGGGATCTTAATCAAACCCAGGCCAGAGTGTGTCCCATCTGCACCCACGCAGCAGCTCGCTGCCCTGAAAACGTCAGGTTTGGGAAACTCCACTTGTTGGGGGCGGTGCCTGTGTGGCAATAGCGGGGAGCCagaggaggcgggagggggaggcagaggggacTAGAGCAAGGGGTGGCTTACTTGGGCAGAACCAGGAGGCGGGTCAGTCTGGTCATATTCCCTTTCCACTGGCTGATGAGCTCAGCATCCAGAATGCTGGTGAGGGCAGAGAGCGGCACCTCTTTCTCATAGGGGGCAGCAATGAGCATGCTGAGAGTGTTCCCATGGTAGGGCAATTCCAGGATGTCGTAGTAATGGCCGTCGGGGGTGGTAAACTCAGCTGGGAAAGACACCAAGATGGTGCATTGGCAATAGCTCCAGCTCCTGTCGATTCTAACCTGGTGTTGGCTTTCCAACCAGTCTTCCCGGGCCCTCCATCCTCTCTGGAAGCCAGCTCTCCATCCTGGCTTTCGaggctccccaccccccccccccgcccccgccacccctCTCCTGTTCAGGGTTTCTATTTCCATTcgccttctcttctccagggcacagTGTCTCCTGGGCATTCTCTGTCTCGGGTTGGCTTTCTCTACCTTCACACCCCTCTCCCCAGTCTCCAGCTATCACTTCATTCCGATCCCCACCTCCTGAATCACAGCCTTCACATAGCTTTTCCCCAGGAGGAAGCCCAGGTTATCACACCAGAACCACACGAAGATGAGAGATGGTAGCAAGTGGTCAAGTGGGATCCTAAGGTAATTTCTGGATTTCAGCTTCATCTTGTGCAAGATAATCCCCGTGTCTCCTACTTGGGAAGTCTTTGTTGCAGCTGGGGTGTGTTCTAGGGTTTCTCCTCCCTTGGAGTGGACCACCCCAGGGATGAGGTTCAGTCACTGTGGGACCTGGGGAAGGGGGAGTCTTGCACTTACTGTAGTTGAACTTGTTGGTCTGAGCCATCATGGGCACAGAGACGGTGCTGCCGTCGGACTTGTGGAAGAGGCGGTGGTGGGTGCTCGACTCCAGGAAGGGCATCTTCCACTGGCCGTTGAAGTAGAGGGCATTTACCAGGACCAGGCGCGTCAGCCAGTCCACAGCCCCCTCACCAAGTAAGTCGCTGATCATGCCTAGGGGAAATCCAGGTGATCAGGAGGCTGGATATTGTTTTAATCCTTTTAAATGGTTCCCTTGAGCTCCCAGTCCTCAAATGGACGTGTGTCAGAAGGGATCCCATCAGAAGATGTACTGGGTAAGGTTTAGTGAACCAGTCTAGCTGCTTTCAACCCGTTCCATCTTCCTAAGTGTCTCAGAAAGCCTTCCGGCTCACCACACTGCCTTAGTCCTGGGATCCTGTCTAGGATCAGACCTGGAAATGTCAGTCTCCCCTTACTTTGTTCCCTAAGCTGTAATCTTGAAGGACTGTGTTTGCCCCCTGCCATGGGTTATTACTGCTCTTATAACATCTCACAGTACTTTTTAGGGATGTCTTTAGAGGTGGTTCAGAGGGCAAGTCTAATTATGGAAAAAACAAGATGCTTTGATTCTTAAAGCACCTGACCTTCTGTCTACAGAGCAGAAGGTGCTGGAAGGGAGGGGTCAGGACACTTGAGACTTGAATCCCAATCTCTGCAGGCTCTTGGGACTGGCCTCCTTTCTCTGCCTGCTCACCTTTTGTGTGTCTTTTCACCCAGTCGTTGACGATGAACCTGGCTCTCTCCACTTCAGAGAAGTCAACCTGCTTGACCGTGGTGTGGAACAGCCTGAAGAAGTTGGGCATGAAACCGCGGACCAGCTCTAGGTCCCGCTGCACGAAGATGGCATCAGCTGTGCTGATCTCATCCTTGTTCCACGGCCCCATGAGCTCCTTGTACAGTCGGTGGAGGGCAggggccatgcccttctctgggccaaaagagggagggaaagacaCATTAAGCTCCccttgaacccagggctcccagcaGGGCCAACTTCCCCCAAACCTGCCCACGTGGACGGGACTCTTCTGCTCCCCCAAGGGTCTCTGAAGGGAGATTTTATTCCAAATCTTAAtctctcctgcatctccctctTTTCCTCAAAAATCAGGGGTCCTAACCCTTGCTTTGgcttagaatatttttatctgtttttaagtTATAAACCCAAACCTTCTTcttttaataacaataatagttaTGCTAGGTAGGCCTTTCACATGCATCATTTTGGAGTTAATCCTTATAACAGCCCCAGGTGGTagatccccattttgcagatgagaaaactgaggttcagaggggtTAAGATCACAAAGTGCAGGAGTAGTGAGGCAGGGCCATTTTACACCAGATCCACTGGCTCATACACCTTGTGACTGGCCAAGAGCCAAGTGATACAGGATTGTGGTGGGAAGGAGAGGCAGTGGTCCATCCCTGCATCAGGCAGGACAGGAGCTGGCTCACTAAGCCAGGGTCAGCCCTCCCTCTGCTTCTGGTTAGCTACAGCCCTGTCCTGGGAAGACTCCCTGAGTGcccacctccctctctgcccgccgcctctcaccttcaatcttgaATTGCATTGCCTCTTGGATCTGCTGTCGAGTTTCTCCTCCTGTGGTCAGCTGCAGCATGGCCAGGACCGAGGCCACCCCATAGGGTGAGAAAACCACGTTGCGGTCCTTGGAGGCCTGCACCACCTGCTGAAACACCTTCACTCCAAAGTCTGTGGCCAGGCTGGCCGCCGGAGACTGGTGCTGGTAGGAGGCAGACCCTTCACCAAAGATGAGGGCCAGGCCCAGGGCGAGGCAGGCAGAGACCGGAGACATCTGCATCCTGGAATCAGCGGGAAAAGACTGGATGAAGTGGATAGCTCTGAAAGGACAGAGAGGGAGTAGGGGTGGTGGCAACTCAACCTCGGCCAGGCTCCCATGTTTGCCGCTGGCATGTGATACGTGAACAAGCCGGCAAGACAGAACCCGCGGTGGGTTCAGATCCTGAGCCTTTTCCCCCTGTCTCAGCCCTGGGGAATC contains:
- the SERPINE1 gene encoding plasminogen activator inhibitor 1 isoform X1, producing MQMSPVSACLALGLALIFGEGSASYQHQSPAASLATDFGVKVFQQVVQASKDRNVVFSPYGVASVLAMLQLTTGGETRQQIQEAMQFKIEEKGMAPALHRLYKELMGPWNKDEISTADAIFVQRDLELVRGFMPNFFRLFHTTVKQVDFSEVERARFIVNDWVKRHTKGMISDLLGEGAVDWLTRLVLVNALYFNGQWKMPFLESSTHHRLFHKSDGSTVSVPMMAQTNKFNYTEFTTPDGHYYDILELPYHGNTLSMLIAAPYEKEVPLSALTSILDAELISQWKGNMTRLTRLLVLPKFSLETEIDLRRPLENLGMTDMFRPSQADFSSLSDQEFLYVSQALQKVKIEVNESGTLASSSTAVIVSARMAPEEVIMDRPFLFVVRHNPTGTVLFMGQVMEP
- the SERPINE1 gene encoding plasminogen activator inhibitor 1 precursor (The RefSeq protein has 4 substitutions compared to this genomic sequence); the protein is MQMSPVSACLALGLALIFGEGSASYQHQSPAASLATDFGVKVFQQVVQASKDRNVVFSPYGVASVLAMLQLTTGGETRQQIQEAMQFKIEEKGMAPALHRLYKELVGPWNKDEISTADAIFVQRDLELVRGFMPNFFRLFRTTVKQVDFSEVERARFIVNDWVKRHTKGMISDLLGEGAVDWLTRLVLVNALYFNGQWKMPFLESSTHHRLFHKSDGSTASVPMMAQTNKFNYTEFTTPDGHYYDILELPYHGNTLSMLIAAPHEKEVPLSALTSILDAELISQWKGNMTRLTRLLVLPKFSLETEIDLRRPLENLGMTDMFRPSQADFSSLSDQEFLYVSQALQKVKIEVNESGTLASSSTAVIVSARMAPEEVIMDRPFLFVVRHNPTGTVLFMGQVMEP